A genomic stretch from Setaria italica strain Yugu1 chromosome VII, Setaria_italica_v2.0, whole genome shotgun sequence includes:
- the LOC105914743 gene encoding uncharacterized protein LOC105914743, translating to MEHLTFEVANFKTSYHAIFGRPMLARFMAISHHTYLILKMPDPNGVLSIYSAVETSYKCDTKAVQLAGALDYSSKATAMLAEAQKVEKDQLTISEMEPMPTALQPDSKIKKIYLDLEDPTKTILIGSDLSVK from the coding sequence ATGGAGcacctcacctttgaggtggcCAATTTCAAGACTTCTTACCATGCTATCTTTGGTAGGCCCATGCTGGCGAGGTTTATGGCGATCTCACACCACACCTAtctcatcctcaagatgccagATCCAAATGGTGTCCTCTCCATCTACAGCGCCGTCGAGACGTCCTATAAGTGCGACACGAAGGCAGTACAGCTCGCTGGAGCCTTGGACTACTCAtccaaggccaccgccatgctcgCCGAGGCCCAGAAGGTGGAGAAGGACCAGCTCACGATCTCAGAGATGGAGCCAATGCCCACAGCGCTGCAGCCCGACTCCAAGATCAAGAAGATCTACCTTGACCTGGAAGACCCGACCAAGACGATCCTCATAGGGTCCGACCTCTCCGTCAAATAG